One genomic segment of Musa acuminata AAA Group cultivar baxijiao chromosome BXJ3-3, Cavendish_Baxijiao_AAA, whole genome shotgun sequence includes these proteins:
- the LOC135581595 gene encoding cinnamoyl-CoA reductase-like SNL6 isoform X4: MAPAFVHRDRNTVCVMDASCRLGVSLVERLLRRGYVVHAATYGRESSGSLRRLFGENRRLKLFHADPFDYQSIVDAMKGCAGLFYTFEPPQDQSYDEFLVEVEVRSAHNVLEACAQVETMERAVFTSSVTAVVWKENRKAAADFDEREWSEPNFCRKYKLWHALAKTLAEKTAWGLAMDRGVDMVCVNAGLLLVAADLSVADPYMKGAAQMYEDGVLVTVDVDFLVDAHVAVYETPSAYGRYLCFNGAVCHPHDAVKLERLLSHDAAQPASSDGLRATQQRIQNKKLNQVMIDFDAGRHVEE; this comes from the exons ATGGCGCCGGCTTTCGTTCACCGTGATCGGAACACCGTCTGCGTCATGGACGCGTCGTGCCGGCTCGGCGTTTCGCTCGTTGAGAGGCTCCTACGAAGAGGATACGTTGTTCATGCCGCCACCTACGGCC GTGAATCGAGTGGCAGCTTGAGGAGGCTCTTCGGCGAGAACCGGCGGCTTAAGCTGTTCCATGCGGACCCCTTCGACTACCAAAGCATCGTCGACGCCATGAAGGGCTGCGCCGGGCTTTTCTACACGTTTGAGCCTCCTCAGGATCAGTCCTACGAC gAATTCCTGGTTGAAGTGGAGGTGAGATCCGCACACAATGTGCTCGAAGCATGCGCTCAAGTGGAAACCATGGAGAGAGCGGTCTTCACTTCCTCGGTGACCGCCGTGGTATGGAAAGAGAACCGTAAGGCGGCTGCAGACTTCGATGAGAGGGAATGGAGTGAACCCAACTTCTGCAGGAAATACAAG CTTTGGCACGCGCTGGCGAAGACGTTAGCGGAGAAGACGGCGTGGGGGCTAGCGATGGACCGAGGGGTGGACATGGTCTGCGTCAACGCCGGCCTTCTCCTCGTGGCCGCGGACCTCTCCGTCGCCGACCCCTACATGAAGGGCGCGGCGCAGATGTACGAAGACGGCGTGTTGGTGACGGTGGACGTGGATTTCCTCGTCGACGCCCACGTCGCCGTGTACGAGACCCCGTCAGCTTACGGGCGTTACCTCTGCTTCAACGGCGCCGTCTGCCATCCCCATGACGCCGTTAAGCTGGAGCGGCTGCTGTCCCACGACGCAGCCCAACCCGCCTCGAG TGACGGGTTGAGGGCGACGCAGCAGCGGATCCAGAACAAGAAGCTGAACCAGGTGATGATAGACTTCGACGCAGGGAGACACGTGGAAGAGTAG
- the LOC135581595 gene encoding cinnamoyl-CoA reductase-like SNL6 isoform X2: MAPAFVHRDRNTVCVMDASCRLGVSLVERLLRRGYVVHAATYGRGFGESSGSLRRLFGENRRLKLFHADPFDYQSIVDAMKGCAGLFYTFEPPQDQSYDEFLVEVEVRSAHNVLEACAQVETMERAVFTSSVTAVVWKENRKAAADFDEREWSEPNFCRKYKLWHALAKTLAEKTAWGLAMDRGVDMVCVNAGLLLVAADLSVADPYMKGAAQMYEDGVLVTVDVDFLVDAHVAVYETPSAYGRYLCFNGAVCHPHDAVKLERLLSHDAAQPASSDGLRATQQRIQNKKLNQVMIDFDAGRHVEE; encoded by the exons ATGGCGCCGGCTTTCGTTCACCGTGATCGGAACACCGTCTGCGTCATGGACGCGTCGTGCCGGCTCGGCGTTTCGCTCGTTGAGAGGCTCCTACGAAGAGGATACGTTGTTCATGCCGCCACCTACGGCCGTGGTTTCG GTGAATCGAGTGGCAGCTTGAGGAGGCTCTTCGGCGAGAACCGGCGGCTTAAGCTGTTCCATGCGGACCCCTTCGACTACCAAAGCATCGTCGACGCCATGAAGGGCTGCGCCGGGCTTTTCTACACGTTTGAGCCTCCTCAGGATCAGTCCTACGAC gAATTCCTGGTTGAAGTGGAGGTGAGATCCGCACACAATGTGCTCGAAGCATGCGCTCAAGTGGAAACCATGGAGAGAGCGGTCTTCACTTCCTCGGTGACCGCCGTGGTATGGAAAGAGAACCGTAAGGCGGCTGCAGACTTCGATGAGAGGGAATGGAGTGAACCCAACTTCTGCAGGAAATACAAG CTTTGGCACGCGCTGGCGAAGACGTTAGCGGAGAAGACGGCGTGGGGGCTAGCGATGGACCGAGGGGTGGACATGGTCTGCGTCAACGCCGGCCTTCTCCTCGTGGCCGCGGACCTCTCCGTCGCCGACCCCTACATGAAGGGCGCGGCGCAGATGTACGAAGACGGCGTGTTGGTGACGGTGGACGTGGATTTCCTCGTCGACGCCCACGTCGCCGTGTACGAGACCCCGTCAGCTTACGGGCGTTACCTCTGCTTCAACGGCGCCGTCTGCCATCCCCATGACGCCGTTAAGCTGGAGCGGCTGCTGTCCCACGACGCAGCCCAACCCGCCTCGAG TGACGGGTTGAGGGCGACGCAGCAGCGGATCCAGAACAAGAAGCTGAACCAGGTGATGATAGACTTCGACGCAGGGAGACACGTGGAAGAGTAG
- the LOC135581595 gene encoding cinnamoyl-CoA reductase-like SNL6 isoform X3: MAPAFVHRDRNTVCVMDASCRLGVSLVERLLRRGYVVHAATYGRGESSGSLRRLFGENRRLKLFHADPFDYQSIVDAMKGCAGLFYTFEPPQDQSYDEFLVEVEVRSAHNVLEACAQVETMERAVFTSSVTAVVWKENRKAAADFDEREWSEPNFCRKYKLWHALAKTLAEKTAWGLAMDRGVDMVCVNAGLLLVAADLSVADPYMKGAAQMYEDGVLVTVDVDFLVDAHVAVYETPSAYGRYLCFNGAVCHPHDAVKLERLLSHDAAQPASSDGLRATQQRIQNKKLNQVMIDFDAGRHVEE; this comes from the exons ATGGCGCCGGCTTTCGTTCACCGTGATCGGAACACCGTCTGCGTCATGGACGCGTCGTGCCGGCTCGGCGTTTCGCTCGTTGAGAGGCTCCTACGAAGAGGATACGTTGTTCATGCCGCCACCTACGGCCGTG GTGAATCGAGTGGCAGCTTGAGGAGGCTCTTCGGCGAGAACCGGCGGCTTAAGCTGTTCCATGCGGACCCCTTCGACTACCAAAGCATCGTCGACGCCATGAAGGGCTGCGCCGGGCTTTTCTACACGTTTGAGCCTCCTCAGGATCAGTCCTACGAC gAATTCCTGGTTGAAGTGGAGGTGAGATCCGCACACAATGTGCTCGAAGCATGCGCTCAAGTGGAAACCATGGAGAGAGCGGTCTTCACTTCCTCGGTGACCGCCGTGGTATGGAAAGAGAACCGTAAGGCGGCTGCAGACTTCGATGAGAGGGAATGGAGTGAACCCAACTTCTGCAGGAAATACAAG CTTTGGCACGCGCTGGCGAAGACGTTAGCGGAGAAGACGGCGTGGGGGCTAGCGATGGACCGAGGGGTGGACATGGTCTGCGTCAACGCCGGCCTTCTCCTCGTGGCCGCGGACCTCTCCGTCGCCGACCCCTACATGAAGGGCGCGGCGCAGATGTACGAAGACGGCGTGTTGGTGACGGTGGACGTGGATTTCCTCGTCGACGCCCACGTCGCCGTGTACGAGACCCCGTCAGCTTACGGGCGTTACCTCTGCTTCAACGGCGCCGTCTGCCATCCCCATGACGCCGTTAAGCTGGAGCGGCTGCTGTCCCACGACGCAGCCCAACCCGCCTCGAG TGACGGGTTGAGGGCGACGCAGCAGCGGATCCAGAACAAGAAGCTGAACCAGGTGATGATAGACTTCGACGCAGGGAGACACGTGGAAGAGTAG
- the LOC135633841 gene encoding protein MODIFIED TRANSPORT TO THE VACUOLE 1-like: protein MDQSRRAVEAYWRTRMVDGVTSDEDKVAPVYKLEEVCELLRSSPAGIVKEVSDYVLKRLDHKSPVVKQKALRLIKYAVGKSGNEFKREMQRHSVAMRQLFHYKGQLDPLKGDALNQAVRDTAHEGIAAIFVSEDNKGVTPVQGLNKRIEGFGNTNFEVPSGEKRSFLSEVVDLGSASIKQGLSTIAAAHSSRKNDTGSYKSPNLRRSLTTEVDGRSEYGGNEHQRESWEVSDISKRNSGTWSPGSRVSETTSVANEDTSSSNAEVKTREGRLLETIVTSGGVRLQPTRDALQAFLAEAARLDGVAISRALEIKLQSHLWQVRMKAMCVLESILRKKDDEHFFKIVSYFTENKDSVVKCSELPQASLREKAIKVLSLLDGEQTPGLRGEPSNGKVKPAPVVQMPDLIDTGELDDYGSQDSMEKQHEQCAAKLKPSDSLVDDLFESDSIADLSTTDNQYQNDPFADVSFHVTGDKEQNDLFSGLTVDDKKSDIALNFPEIKNPDLLDIFGANSEQLEEEAGKGRSNVQNLMAGLTLGGMIQENEQPGFLPNSSQPGQMPTNGAMNVNLDLNAMYPQVPMQYGISPNIMFNQGFASQSMNYGTMGAFIAQQQLLLQNLGSLNSGFGHTTGNAVEGSNSFSFPDIFQLSNNPVQSHASVVKSPKAETKAFDFISDHVAAARGSKRVT from the exons ATGGATCAAAGCCGGAGAGCTGTGGAAGCGTATTGGAGAACTCGCATGGTTGATGGGGTGACCTCGGACGAAGATAAGGTCGCTCCAGTATACAAGTTGGAGGAGGTTTGTGAGCTTCTGCGAAGTTCGCCTGCGGGCATTGTGAAGGAGGTCTCTGACTACGTTCTCAAACGGCTGGATCACAAGAGCCCAGTAGTGAAGCAAAAG GCTCTTCGGCTGATCAAGTATGCTGTGGGAAAATCTGGAAATGAGTTCAAGAGGGAAATGCAGAGGCACTCGGTAGCAATGCGTCAGCTGTTCCATTATAAAGGTCAATTAGATCCGCTGAAAGGAGATGCTCTTAACCAGGCTGTCCGTGACACTGCTCATGAGGGAATTGCTGCCATCTTCGTTTCTGAGGACAACAAGGGAGTAACTCCTGTGCAAGGCCTCAATAAGCGCATTGAAGGCTTTGGAAATACAAATTTTGAGGTTCCATCTGGAGAGAAAAGATCGTTTCTCAGTGAAGTGGTTGATCTTGGCAGTGCCTCCATCAAGCAGGGACTTAGCACCATTGCTGCTGCTCATTCTTCAAGGAAAAATGATACTGGCAGTTATAAGAGCCCTAACCTCAGAAGGTCTTTAACAACAGAAGTAGATGGTCGTAGTGAATATGGAGGAAATGAACATCAGAGAGAAAGTTGGGAAGTTTCTGATATCTCAAAAAGAAACTCCGGAACATGGAGCCCTGGTTCGAGAGTGAGCGAAACCACTTCTGTGGCAAATGAGGACACAAGTTCAAGTAATGCAGAGGTAAAAACTCGTGAGGGAAGGCTTCTGGAGACAATTGTTACATCTGGAGGTGTACGTCTACAACCAACTCGTGATGCATTGCAGGCTTTTCTTGCAGAGGCTGCAAGGTTGGATGGAGTGGCCATAAGTCGTGCCCTGGAGATAAAACTCCAATCACATTTGTGGCAG GTCAGGATGAAGGCTATGTGTGTCTTGGAGTCAATCTTAAGGAAAAAAGATGATGAGCACTTCTTTAAGATAGTGTCTTATTTTACTGAAAACAAGGATTCTGTGGTCAAATGTTCAGAGTTACCACAAGCTTCTTTGAGGGAGAAGGCAATAAAG GTTTTAAGTCTTCTTGATGGTGAGCAAACTCCCGGATTAAGAGGAGAGCCATCCAATGGGAAAGTTAAACCTGCCCCTGTCGTTCAAATGCCTGACTTAATTGATACTGGTGAGCTTGATGATTATGGCAGTCAAGATTCCATGGAGAAGCAGCATGAACAATGTGCAGCAAAGTTGAAGCCATCTGATTCTTTGGTTGATGATCTATTTGAAAGTGATTCTATTGCTGATTTAAGTACCACCGACAATCAATATCAAAACGATCCATTTGCAGATGTATCCTTCCATGTGACTGGGGATAAGGAGCAGAATGACCTTTTCTCTGGATTGACAGTTGATGATAAGAAGTCAGATATTGCTCTTAATTTTCCTGAAATTAAGAATCCTGACTTGTTGGATATTTTTGGTGCAAATTCTGAGCAGCTCGAAGAGGAAGCAGGAAAGGGTAGAAGCAATGTACAAAATTTGATGGCGGGGTTGACTCTCGGCGGCATGATTCAAGAAAATGAACAACCTGGATTTCTGCCCAATAGCAGTCAACCGGGCCAGATGCCTACAAATGGAGCCATGAACGTTAATTTGGATTTGAACGCCATGTATCCGCAGGTTCCTATGCAGTATGGAATATCTCCAAACATCATGTTCAATCAAGGTTTTGCTAGCCAGTCAATGAATTATGGCACAATGGGTGCATTTATTGCTCAACAGCAGCTTTTATTGCAAAACCTTGGAAGTCTCAACTCTGGATTTGGACATACTACTGGAAATGCCGTGGAGGGAAGTAATTCTTTTTCATTTCCTGATATCTTTCAACTTTCGAATAATCCAGTGCAAAGCCATGCTTCAGTTGTGAAAAGCCCAAAGGCAGAGACTAAAGCTTTTGATTTTATATCG GATCACGTTGCTGCAGCCCGAGGTTCAAAAAGGGTCACTTGA
- the LOC103977034 gene encoding plasma membrane-associated cation-binding protein 1: MVNYWKSKVLPKIKTVFDRNGKKAAAAEACKSFDDSKEDITKELEEKKVDLQPKVVEIYEASAVTIKTLVKNPTESGLKKGSTVVVKFIEELVKIEFPGSKPVSEAATKYGPALVSGPVIFIFEKVCTLLPAEEPPAPSEPEPAATAAVESASKEITPEAAEEIKKEEAEKVEETPAPPAPAEEAPAPPEPEPAKPDEPAPEPAKA, from the exons ATGGTGAACTACTGGAAGTCCAAGGTCCTTCCGAAGATTAAGACGGTCTTCGACAGGAACGGCAAGAAGGCTGCTGCAGCCGAGGCATGCAAGTCCTTCGACGATTCCAAG GAGGACATCACCAAGGAGCTGGAGGAGAAGAAGGTTGACCTCCAGCCCAAAGTTGTAGAGATCTATGAAGCTTCTGCCGTTACGATCAAG ACTTTGGTGAAGAATCCTACGGAGTCAGGATTGAAGAAGGGATCGACTGTCGTGGTTAAGTTCATCGAGGAACTAGTGAAGATCG AGTTCCCTGGTTCCAAGCCAGTAAGCGAGGCTGCGACCAAGTATGGCCCAGCCCTCGTCTCCGGCCCCGTGATCTTCATCTTCGAGAAGGTGTGCACCTTACTCCCCGCCGAAGAGCCGCCTGCTCCCTCCGAGCCGGAAcctgccgccaccgccgccgtcgAGAGCGCCAGCAAGGAGATCACACCGGAGGCTGCCGAGGAGATCAAGAAGGAAGAGGCcgagaaggtggaggagaccccagCTCCCCCTGCTCCCGCCGAAGAGGCGCCGGCACCTCCGGAGCCCGAACCGGCGAAACCGGACGAGCCTGCACCTGAACCTGCCAAGGCTTGA
- the LOC135581595 gene encoding cinnamoyl-CoA reductase-like SNL6 isoform X1: MAPAFVHRDRNTVCVMDASCRLGVSLVERLLRRGYVVHAATYGRGFGSLYPVSSCGESEILDADWVSLMAAVAGESSGSLRRLFGENRRLKLFHADPFDYQSIVDAMKGCAGLFYTFEPPQDQSYDEFLVEVEVRSAHNVLEACAQVETMERAVFTSSVTAVVWKENRKAAADFDEREWSEPNFCRKYKLWHALAKTLAEKTAWGLAMDRGVDMVCVNAGLLLVAADLSVADPYMKGAAQMYEDGVLVTVDVDFLVDAHVAVYETPSAYGRYLCFNGAVCHPHDAVKLERLLSHDAAQPASSDGLRATQQRIQNKKLNQVMIDFDAGRHVEE; encoded by the exons ATGGCGCCGGCTTTCGTTCACCGTGATCGGAACACCGTCTGCGTCATGGACGCGTCGTGCCGGCTCGGCGTTTCGCTCGTTGAGAGGCTCCTACGAAGAGGATACGTTGTTCATGCCGCCACCTACGGCCGTGGTTTCGGTTCTCTTTATCCGGTCTCGTCCTGCGGTGAGTCGGAGATTTTGGATGCTGATTGGGTTTCTCTGATGGCTGCTGTCGCAGGTGAATCGAGTGGCAGCTTGAGGAGGCTCTTCGGCGAGAACCGGCGGCTTAAGCTGTTCCATGCGGACCCCTTCGACTACCAAAGCATCGTCGACGCCATGAAGGGCTGCGCCGGGCTTTTCTACACGTTTGAGCCTCCTCAGGATCAGTCCTACGAC gAATTCCTGGTTGAAGTGGAGGTGAGATCCGCACACAATGTGCTCGAAGCATGCGCTCAAGTGGAAACCATGGAGAGAGCGGTCTTCACTTCCTCGGTGACCGCCGTGGTATGGAAAGAGAACCGTAAGGCGGCTGCAGACTTCGATGAGAGGGAATGGAGTGAACCCAACTTCTGCAGGAAATACAAG CTTTGGCACGCGCTGGCGAAGACGTTAGCGGAGAAGACGGCGTGGGGGCTAGCGATGGACCGAGGGGTGGACATGGTCTGCGTCAACGCCGGCCTTCTCCTCGTGGCCGCGGACCTCTCCGTCGCCGACCCCTACATGAAGGGCGCGGCGCAGATGTACGAAGACGGCGTGTTGGTGACGGTGGACGTGGATTTCCTCGTCGACGCCCACGTCGCCGTGTACGAGACCCCGTCAGCTTACGGGCGTTACCTCTGCTTCAACGGCGCCGTCTGCCATCCCCATGACGCCGTTAAGCTGGAGCGGCTGCTGTCCCACGACGCAGCCCAACCCGCCTCGAG TGACGGGTTGAGGGCGACGCAGCAGCGGATCCAGAACAAGAAGCTGAACCAGGTGATGATAGACTTCGACGCAGGGAGACACGTGGAAGAGTAG